In Methanofollis fontis, the following proteins share a genomic window:
- a CDS encoding oligosaccharyl transferase, archaeosortase A system-associated yields the protein MPPFDNKQKSIIIAAAIILFSIIALWIRLIPMGGLMAEGVADVLGNDPWYNLRQVESLVANGLTYAWYDPMTLFPTGDTVYWGPLFPQIIAVLVILSGATTRPEVAYVASLVPALMGAAMVPLVYGIGRKMADWKTGLIAAGFTAVVSGQFMYRSLFGFVDHHIAEVLFSTLFVLAYIVALGVGRQEKPDLQSFETLRRPLVFGAAAGIAYLLGLLVMPTMILFAMITALYTVVQFVLDAWNGRESTDLALINTAVFAVATVGLLLFGFKEAGMGLSRYSMGHLVAYLAIIIGTWALFGLARAMRERPKYVYPLSLAGIGIIGALILMVAAPGVYSVLVGSFFSFFGQSAVVLTVQEAMGWSTGGAWQAFSTGLVLMIGGFAVLAYMILRKERADHLFVLVWSAIMLASTWQHVRYEYYLAVNIALLSGICVGFVLNLAWKDILALGASPTPEPTAGKGKKKAEPARKPRSATADPRHLLAVGAVVVLSCIFVALSLQTGLAIAEGSSYGGMNPQWRQALDWMGESTPDTGVDYLGVYERSSYTYPESAYGVMSWWDYGHWITYLAQRIPNANPFQHGVTGPNGSASFFMAQDEDVAAEIMDNDGTRYVITDIEMDTGKFWAMATWFDPDRAAAGYIDTFLVPDQSSGSYNQAKLYTGEYFTTMIGRLHNLDGSLAEPSQVIYAEYTDAGTSGYSVPTITTAEVMDGAAAQAKADAFNANAAAGRHAGLFGSESNLALTPVEVPALQHFRLVFESSQNVYNAQTPDIRYVKIFEYVPGAHIRGEGTIEIDLITNGGRSFTYRQTSTDGEFIVPYATSGGTSGVTASGPYRILESGRTVDVPESAVMQGLTIGQ from the coding sequence ATGCCGCCATTCGACAATAAACAAAAATCCATCATCATCGCAGCAGCGATCATACTCTTCTCAATCATCGCCCTCTGGATCCGGCTGATCCCGATGGGCGGGCTGATGGCCGAGGGCGTGGCCGATGTGCTCGGCAACGATCCCTGGTACAACCTCAGGCAGGTGGAGTCCCTCGTAGCAAACGGGCTCACCTACGCCTGGTACGACCCCATGACCCTCTTCCCGACCGGGGACACGGTCTACTGGGGCCCCCTGTTCCCCCAGATCATCGCCGTGCTGGTGATCCTGAGCGGTGCCACGACCAGGCCGGAGGTGGCCTATGTGGCCTCCCTGGTGCCGGCACTGATGGGTGCGGCAATGGTGCCGCTGGTCTATGGCATCGGCAGGAAGATGGCGGACTGGAAGACCGGGCTGATCGCGGCGGGCTTCACGGCCGTCGTCTCCGGCCAGTTCATGTACCGCTCCCTCTTCGGGTTTGTGGACCACCACATCGCCGAGGTGCTCTTCTCCACCCTCTTCGTCCTGGCCTATATCGTCGCCCTGGGCGTAGGAAGGCAGGAAAAGCCCGACCTTCAGTCGTTTGAAACCCTGCGACGCCCCCTCGTCTTCGGCGCCGCCGCCGGCATCGCCTATCTGCTCGGGCTGCTGGTGATGCCGACGATGATCCTCTTCGCCATGATCACGGCGCTCTACACCGTGGTCCAGTTCGTGCTGGACGCCTGGAACGGCAGGGAGAGCACCGATCTCGCCCTCATCAACACCGCCGTCTTCGCCGTGGCGACGGTCGGGCTCCTCCTCTTCGGCTTCAAGGAGGCAGGAATGGGTCTGTCCAGGTACTCGATGGGGCATCTGGTCGCCTATCTCGCCATCATCATCGGCACCTGGGCGCTCTTCGGGCTGGCGCGGGCGATGCGGGAGCGCCCGAAATACGTCTATCCCCTCTCGCTTGCCGGGATCGGCATCATCGGCGCCCTCATCCTGATGGTCGCCGCACCTGGTGTGTATTCGGTCCTGGTCGGGAGCTTCTTCTCGTTCTTCGGTCAGTCCGCCGTGGTGCTGACGGTCCAGGAGGCGATGGGCTGGAGCACCGGCGGTGCCTGGCAGGCCTTCAGCACCGGCCTTGTGCTGATGATCGGCGGCTTCGCCGTCCTCGCATATATGATCCTCAGGAAGGAGCGGGCCGATCACCTCTTCGTGCTGGTCTGGTCGGCGATCATGCTCGCTTCGACCTGGCAGCATGTGCGCTACGAGTACTATCTGGCGGTCAATATCGCCCTCCTCTCCGGCATCTGTGTCGGTTTTGTGCTGAACCTCGCCTGGAAGGACATCCTGGCCCTCGGCGCCTCACCGACACCCGAACCGACGGCAGGGAAGGGGAAGAAAAAGGCCGAACCTGCCAGAAAACCCCGTTCGGCAACCGCCGATCCCAGGCATCTGCTGGCGGTCGGGGCCGTCGTCGTCCTCTCCTGCATCTTCGTGGCGCTCTCCCTCCAGACCGGTCTTGCAATCGCCGAGGGATCATCCTACGGCGGCATGAACCCGCAGTGGCGCCAGGCCCTGGACTGGATGGGGGAGAGCACCCCTGATACCGGCGTGGACTATCTCGGGGTCTATGAACGGAGCTCCTACACCTACCCGGAGAGCGCCTACGGCGTGATGTCATGGTGGGACTACGGTCACTGGATCACCTATCTCGCCCAGCGGATCCCGAACGCCAACCCCTTCCAGCACGGCGTCACCGGACCGAATGGTTCTGCCTCCTTCTTCATGGCGCAGGACGAGGATGTGGCCGCCGAGATCATGGACAACGACGGCACCCGCTATGTGATCACCGATATCGAGATGGACACCGGAAAGTTCTGGGCGATGGCGACCTGGTTCGACCCCGATCGCGCCGCTGCAGGATATATCGACACCTTCCTGGTCCCGGATCAAAGCAGCGGATCATATAACCAGGCGAAACTCTATACCGGCGAGTATTTCACGACGATGATCGGGCGCCTCCACAACCTGGACGGTTCCCTGGCCGAACCCTCACAGGTGATCTATGCCGAGTACACCGATGCGGGAACCTCGGGCTACTCGGTCCCGACGATCACCACCGCCGAGGTGATGGACGGGGCGGCAGCACAGGCGAAGGCCGACGCCTTCAATGCAAACGCAGCCGCAGGCAGGCATGCGGGGCTCTTCGGGAGTGAGAGCAACCTGGCCCTCACCCCGGTCGAGGTGCCCGCCCTCCAGCACTTCAGGCTGGTCTTCGAGTCGAGCCAGAACGTCTACAATGCCCAGACGCCGGACATCAGGTATGTCAAGATCTTCGAATATGTTCCGGGTGCCCATATACGGGGCGAAGGCACCATCGAGATCGATCTGATCACGAACGGCGGCCGTTCCTTCACCTACCGACAGACGAGCACGGACGGCGAGTTCATCGTCCCCTACGCCACGTCGGGCGGCACCTCGGGCGTGACCGCCTCCGGGCCGTACCGGATCCTCGAGAGCGGCCGGACCGTGGATGTGCCGGAATCCGCCGTCATGCAGGGACTCACCATCGGTCAATGA
- a CDS encoding glycosyltransferase — protein sequence MKILLVSTQDYIHHPVPSRHHYIFEELAGRHEVHVPHFHVSRGPERPTRCRIHEATLVPVTSPFVHYMANAPYHAAVMRRIIRENGIDVVVAAHVLAGTAAIRAARSADIPVLFDLKDWFPDSAAAYYNNPATRRIIHDGVWAITRHNLDHADQITTVSPSLSAQLRRHGFEAGVITNGVNTDIFRPMDGAPMRRRLGIPEEAFVIGFAGSVERWYAVDNLIRLLPRLRREFGDVRLLIVGGSLFTGYIDDLKALAASCGVAGEVTFTGTVGYADLPPHIAAMDVCTIPLSPPQWANIALPNKFFEYSACARPILSRPIPDVEAIGGEHLSIYRDDEEFIDLIERAVRSPAAVTVDAERFSWKRRAAEMEGVLESLID from the coding sequence ATGAAGATCCTCCTCGTCTCCACCCAGGACTACATCCACCACCCGGTGCCCTCCAGGCACCACTACATCTTCGAGGAGCTTGCCGGTCGCCACGAGGTGCACGTCCCCCACTTTCATGTGAGCCGCGGCCCGGAACGCCCGACCCGCTGCCGGATCCACGAGGCCACCCTGGTCCCGGTCACCAGCCCCTTCGTCCATTATATGGCGAACGCCCCCTACCATGCGGCGGTGATGCGCCGGATCATCAGGGAGAACGGCATCGACGTGGTGGTGGCCGCCCATGTGCTCGCCGGGACAGCGGCGATCCGGGCTGCCCGCTCCGCCGATATCCCGGTGCTCTTTGACCTCAAGGACTGGTTCCCCGACTCCGCGGCCGCCTATTACAACAACCCGGCTACACGCCGGATCATCCACGACGGCGTCTGGGCGATCACCCGCCACAACCTCGACCACGCCGACCAGATCACCACCGTCTCCCCCTCGCTCTCGGCGCAGCTCCGCCGCCACGGCTTCGAGGCCGGGGTGATCACCAACGGCGTCAACACCGATATCTTCCGCCCGATGGACGGGGCGCCGATGCGCCGCCGCCTCGGCATACCGGAGGAGGCCTTCGTGATCGGGTTTGCCGGATCGGTGGAGCGCTGGTATGCCGTCGACAACCTGATCCGCCTGCTGCCCCGTCTCCGACGGGAGTTCGGCGACGTCCGCCTCCTCATTGTCGGAGGGTCGCTCTTCACCGGCTATATCGATGACCTGAAGGCCCTCGCCGCCTCCTGCGGCGTCGCAGGCGAGGTCACCTTCACCGGCACGGTCGGGTATGCGGACCTCCCCCCCCATATCGCCGCCATGGACGTCTGCACCATCCCCCTCTCCCCCCCGCAGTGGGCAAATATCGCCCTCCCGAACAAGTTCTTCGAGTACTCGGCCTGCGCCCGCCCGATCCTCTCCCGCCCGATCCCGGACGTCGAGGCGATCGGGGGAGAGCACCTCTCGATCTACCGGGACGACGAGGAATTCATCGATCTGATCGAGCGGGCCGTCCGCTCCCCCGCCGCCGTCACGGTGGATGCCGAACGCTTCAGCTGGAAGCGGCGGGCGGCGGAGATGGAAGGGGTGCTCGAATCCCTGATCGACTGA
- a CDS encoding Gfo/Idh/MocA family protein: MDAGVIGTGAMGQNHVRVYTELKEVGTTYVYDLNLEAASDVAARTGAEVCTSIDELFRKAECLSVCVPTPHHFSTARRCIEAGVHTLIEKPICLTAAEGEELIPLIPEGVTVGVGHIERFNPIIPEIARIVRDPLYVAFHRHNPASARVSGSSVVEDLMIHDIDIAFNLFFPGREYAIAAGGTGDVAAALATFDTTPVYLSASRKASKKVRSIYIEEESRTVEADYMTQEIYVYRKPSEYGLEDGLYRQENIIEKVLVNKVEPLKTELQTFVRCATEGVPFPITPDEGVLNLRVCEEIGRRLPR; encoded by the coding sequence ATGGACGCAGGCGTGATCGGCACCGGGGCGATGGGGCAAAACCACGTCCGGGTCTACACCGAGCTCAAGGAGGTCGGCACCACCTATGTCTACGACCTGAACCTGGAGGCGGCATCCGACGTCGCCGCTCGGACCGGCGCCGAGGTCTGCACGTCCATCGATGAACTCTTCAGGAAGGCGGAGTGCCTCTCAGTCTGCGTCCCGACCCCCCACCACTTCTCCACCGCCCGACGCTGCATCGAGGCCGGGGTCCACACCCTCATCGAGAAGCCGATCTGCCTGACGGCGGCGGAGGGGGAGGAACTCATCCCCCTGATCCCCGAAGGGGTGACGGTCGGCGTCGGGCATATCGAACGCTTCAACCCGATCATCCCGGAGATCGCCAGAATCGTTCGGGATCCCCTCTACGTGGCATTCCACCGCCACAACCCCGCCTCCGCCCGGGTGAGCGGGTCCTCGGTGGTGGAGGACCTGATGATCCATGACATTGATATCGCCTTCAACCTCTTTTTCCCGGGCCGTGAGTATGCCATCGCCGCAGGTGGGACAGGGGACGTGGCAGCGGCGCTCGCCACCTTCGATACAACGCCTGTCTACCTCTCGGCGTCCAGGAAGGCCTCGAAGAAGGTGAGGAGCATCTATATCGAGGAGGAGAGCCGGACGGTCGAGGCCGACTACATGACGCAGGAGATCTATGTCTACCGTAAACCCAGCGAGTACGGGTTGGAAGACGGCCTCTACCGGCAGGAAAACATCATCGAGAAGGTGCTGGTGAACAAGGTTGAGCCCCTGAAGACCGAACTCCAGACCTTTGTCAGGTGCGCAACGGAGGGCGTGCCCTTCCCGATCACGCCCGATGAGGGGGTGCTGAACCTCCGGGTCTGCGAGGAGATCGGGCGGCGCCTCCCCCGCTGA
- a CDS encoding nucleotide sugar dehydrogenase — translation MKTRLASIIEKRGPIRRIGVVGMGYVGIPAAALFADAPAFEQVWGFQRDSPTSGYKITMLNRGESPLRGEEPGLEDLLKRVVGAGKFTCTPDFSTVSECDAVTLAIQTPFADPADLIPDFTPLIEGIRNVGRHLTEGTLVVLESTITPGTTAGMAREILEEESSLVAGEDFALAHAPERVMVGRLLRNIREHDRCVGGIDDASTQRAVELYSPVLTTGQVIPMTATAAEVTKTAENTFRDLQIAAANQLALYCEAMGINVYDVRAGIASLKGEGITRGILWPGAGVGGHCLTKDTYHLERGVRQLGADALDWPADVASLYVTARRINDFMPAHMLLLTESALEQVGKTLKGARIALLGWAFINDSDDARNTPAEPFRTAAIVAGAEVAVHDPWVDPETSPDAPPALSHDLDTVLGGADAVVVFAGHRDYRGLLPAAVKEACGCDHPGIIDGRNVLDPDPFIEAGFAYRGIGRGDRNGHTLKP, via the coding sequence ATGAAGACCAGACTGGCATCCATCATCGAGAAACGGGGGCCGATCCGGCGGATCGGCGTCGTCGGCATGGGCTATGTCGGCATCCCCGCCGCTGCGCTCTTCGCCGACGCACCGGCATTCGAGCAGGTATGGGGGTTCCAGCGGGACTCCCCCACATCAGGCTACAAGATCACCATGCTCAACCGCGGCGAGTCACCGCTCAGGGGCGAGGAGCCCGGTCTTGAGGACCTCCTCAAACGGGTCGTCGGGGCCGGAAAATTCACCTGCACCCCTGACTTTTCGACAGTCTCGGAATGCGATGCCGTCACCCTTGCGATCCAGACACCCTTCGCCGATCCGGCGGACCTGATCCCGGACTTCACCCCCCTGATCGAGGGGATCCGGAACGTCGGGCGCCACCTGACCGAGGGAACCCTGGTGGTGCTCGAGTCCACGATCACCCCGGGCACCACCGCCGGCATGGCCCGCGAGATCCTGGAGGAGGAGTCCAGCCTGGTCGCCGGCGAGGATTTCGCCCTCGCCCATGCACCAGAGCGGGTGATGGTCGGGCGTTTGCTGAGGAATATCAGGGAGCACGACCGTTGTGTCGGCGGGATCGACGATGCGAGCACTCAACGGGCCGTCGAGCTCTATAGCCCGGTGCTCACCACCGGGCAGGTGATCCCGATGACGGCCACCGCCGCCGAGGTGACGAAGACCGCCGAGAACACCTTCCGCGACCTCCAGATCGCCGCCGCCAACCAGCTCGCCCTCTACTGTGAGGCGATGGGAATCAATGTCTATGATGTGCGGGCCGGCATCGCCTCCCTGAAGGGGGAAGGGATCACGCGGGGCATCCTCTGGCCCGGCGCCGGCGTCGGGGGCCACTGCCTCACCAAGGACACCTATCACCTGGAGCGGGGGGTGCGGCAGCTCGGGGCCGACGCCCTGGACTGGCCCGCGGACGTCGCCTCCCTGTATGTCACCGCCCGCCGGATCAACGACTTCATGCCGGCCCACATGCTCCTCCTCACGGAATCGGCACTTGAACAGGTCGGAAAAACTCTGAAAGGCGCCAGAATCGCCCTGCTCGGGTGGGCCTTCATCAATGACTCCGACGACGCCAGAAACACCCCTGCAGAGCCCTTCCGGACTGCGGCCATCGTCGCCGGTGCGGAGGTCGCCGTCCACGACCCCTGGGTCGATCCGGAGACATCGCCGGATGCACCGCCAGCACTCAGCCATGACCTGGATACCGTGCTCGGCGGCGCCGACGCCGTCGTGGTGTTTGCCGGGCACCGGGACTACCGGGGGCTCCTGCCGGCGGCGGTGAAGGAGGCGTGCGGCTGCGACCACCCTGGAATCATCGACGGCAGGAACGTTCTTGATCCCGACCCCTTCATCGAGGCGGGCTTTGCCTACCGGGGGATCGGCAGGGGCGACCGAAACGGACACACACTGAAACCATGA
- a CDS encoding histone deacetylase family protein produces the protein MGAHPCSRHAETGARLREVMGGIPPDIPVRAPTAVTSAEIELVHDRSYVRWIREMARGDRFLDDNTYVTAATFDVALTAAGSAHAAAVRAMEGENCFALVRPPGHHAEPDRQMGFCIFNNAAVAAAMSLQEGLERIVILDWDLHHGNGTQRIFYGEERVLFLSIHQRNSFPGTGWPEEIGSGRGRGYTINAPIRSGSTVADYVWILEEVFLPAIRTHRPDLLILSAGQDALYDDPHGRMRLTPSDYGVLTSRLLSLDLPTALVLEGGYGPSHGKAIAAIFSALKGSRAEMPDNLRPSADTKNLAALLRKVMPY, from the coding sequence ATGGGGGCCCATCCGTGCAGCAGGCATGCCGAGACCGGTGCCCGCCTCAGGGAGGTGATGGGCGGAATCCCCCCCGACATCCCTGTCCGCGCCCCGACGGCGGTCACCAGTGCCGAGATCGAACTGGTCCATGACCGCTCGTATGTCCGCTGGATCCGGGAGATGGCCCGGGGCGACCGTTTTCTGGACGACAATACCTATGTGACCGCCGCCACCTTCGATGTCGCCCTGACGGCGGCGGGATCGGCCCATGCGGCGGCAGTGCGCGCCATGGAGGGGGAGAACTGTTTTGCCCTGGTCCGTCCGCCCGGTCACCACGCCGAACCGGACCGGCAGATGGGCTTCTGCATCTTCAACAATGCAGCCGTGGCGGCGGCGATGAGCCTGCAGGAGGGGCTCGAGCGGATCGTCATCCTGGACTGGGACCTCCACCACGGCAATGGCACGCAACGGATCTTTTACGGCGAAGAACGGGTGCTCTTCCTCTCGATCCACCAGCGGAACAGTTTTCCGGGCACCGGGTGGCCCGAGGAGATCGGCAGCGGGCGGGGACGGGGCTACACCATCAACGCTCCCATCCGCTCGGGGTCGACGGTCGCCGACTATGTATGGATCCTCGAGGAGGTGTTCCTGCCGGCGATCCGCACCCATCGCCCCGACCTGCTGATCCTCTCGGCCGGGCAGGACGCCCTCTACGACGACCCCCACGGCAGGATGCGACTGACACCCTCTGACTACGGGGTGCTGACCTCACGCCTCCTCTCTCTGGACCTGCCGACGGCGCTGGTGCTCGAAGGGGGCTACGGCCCCTCGCACGGGAAGGCTATCGCCGCCATCTTCTCGGCCCTGAAGGGGAGCAGGGCGGAAATGCCGGATAATCTCCGCCCGTCCGCCGACACAAAAAACCTTGCCGCTCTGCTCAGAAAGGTCATGCCGTACTGA